From Shewanella acanthi:
TAATGTCTTCACGAACCGCGGTTAAATCACCTAGGTCAAGGATTGACGTTGCCGATGACAACAGCTCACTATCAGGTAACTTATCGATATCTAACGCTTTAACTTCATCAACGGTCAAAGCCGCTTCGTAAATTTTCAGCTCGTCGATTAAACCGTTGTATGGCAGATCCCAATAGTTTACACCTAGGCCAAACACACCTTGCGCACCGGTGAAGTAGTTGCTTAAGTTACCGCTGCTGAATTTCTCAACACCGTTAATGAACACTTTAACCAGACCATTGTTCACGGAGAAAGCTAAGTGAGACCATGTGTTTTCACCGATACGCTCACCGGTTACACCATCAAACCAAGCAGTACCATTACTCCAGAACATGGTATTACCGTCCCAACCCTGTGGTAGCAAGCTAATCCAGGTGTTAGAGACTTTTGAACCATCCTCGTTGGTGACTTCATTCACCGCACCGAAGAATGCAGTGGTAAATCCAGTGATCACCGATGGATTAGCCCAGAACGAAACCGTGTACTCATAGCTTGAAATCAGACCCGATGGCAGTAACACACCATGCGCACCATCTAATGACAGCGCTTGGCCAGCATAACCCGCAGTGAAATCAACCGCATCGGTGGTCGTTTTGAACAGTCTATCGCCCGTTGCTTGGCCTTCAGCGAATAATCCTAAGGTATCCTTAAGATCATTTTCAAAGCTAAACTGCGCAATACGGTTATAGGTCTTACGAGCGAAAACAGTTACTTGGAATGTTTTCGTTACTTTCTTACCGTCTACCATGATAGTAGCCGTTAAGGTAACAACCTTATCGCCTTCGCCCACGTTTGGACGCACGATAGTACCGTCAGTCGCAATGATTGACTCATCACTTGAAGCCCACGAAATGGTAGAACCACGGGTACCTTCAGTTGGTAAGGTGATAAAGGCTTCAGTCGCTTCTGTTGGTAAAGAAATGGCTTCGCTAGTCGCGTTGAGAATTTCTTGAGTTGTCTTGTCAGTTAATTTAACGCCCCAAACACTCAAGCCATCATTTGAAATTGCGCTGAAGGTTGGCATTAATTGATCTTGCTCAGGATCCCACTGCCATGACAGCACGCCTTCAAACGTACCCAAATCATCTAAGAACAGGGTAATTTGATTCTCGTCTGTTTGCTCGTAAGTCCCTGTTACATCGCCTGTTACAGTACCTTTGTTAGTCCAAGTACGAGACAGCTTAATGTGAACTGACTTATGGGCTTCAGTGTTGATGTCCTTAGCGTGGTTGATAAATTGGTAATCACCCACTACGTCGATTTCGTCGACGATGTTCGCGCCATCAATTTTGGCGTAACGCTGTGGCGAAGCGACTAACCAACCATCGCTATTAAGGAACATCTCATGCACGCGAACACTGTGGCCTTCGCCGGTGTTCGGGAAGCGCGTGTGGAATACTAAGAAATATTTACCGGCTTCTGCATCGTAGTAAACCGAGTTATGACCTGGAGATAAGTAACCATGTGCACTGCCAGTATCACCTGGGTGAGTCACAAATTGGAAACCACCCATCAGCTTAACGCCATAGTCGGCAATGTTAGCTGCTGTAGTTGCGCCAATCATGTCATTGCCCGCTGCATCAACATAGGGGCCATTTGGCGTTTTAGAACGTGAAATACGGATGTTGTAACCATCGTTTTGGGCAAAGCCACCAAACGAAGTAAACATATAATAGTATTCAGATTCTGGGCTATAGATTACGTAAGAACCTTCGATGGCACTGTAGTTACCACCCATGATTTTGGTGCCGTAACCTTGACCTTCTAATGGTAAACCCGTCGTTGGGTCTAACTGCATAACCCAAATACCACCAGAGTATGAACCGTAGGTCATCCACAGACCGCCGTCCTTATCGTTAAAGACAGCGGGATCGATTGCGTTAGGATCGGTAAAACCATTGTAGTTCTGGCCATTTACCCCAGGATTTTCAGCACCGACTTGACCTGATTTTAAGATCAAACCTTGGTTGACATAAGGACCAAGAATAGTGTCAGCTGTTGCCATACCTAAATATGAACGTGATACACACGCATCAACATCAGGGCCTGCACAGAAGTCATAATAAAAGTGATATTTACCGTCAGCTAATTTCTTAACATCCGGCGCCCATGAGCCAACGAAACCACCCGTCCAGGCAGTACCTTCAGCAATTTCAGTCTCATAGGTGTCAAACAAGCTGCTTGAAGCGACACCATCATTTTCGACCTGTACCCAATTCATTAAGTCAGTTGACTTGGCAACCGCTAGATGAGAACCAAATACGTAATAAGTACCATCAGTGTCTTTAACGATTGAGGGGTCATGGACCACTGCGTTTTGATAGCTCACCTCACCTGCGATTGTAGGGTCCGCTGATGTGACTGGAGC
This genomic window contains:
- a CDS encoding LamG-like jellyroll fold domain-containing protein; translated protein: MVLKRSFVSASLIMALASCGGDDSSYSANDTNTFTPPAPVTSADPTIAGEVSYQNAVVHDPSIVKDTDGTYYVFGSHLAVAKSTDLMNWVQVENDGVASSSLFDTYETEIAEGTAWTGGFVGSWAPDVKKLADGKYHFYYDFCAGPDVDACVSRSYLGMATADTILGPYVNQGLILKSGQVGAENPGVNGQNYNGFTDPNAIDPAVFNDKDGGLWMTYGSYSGGIWVMQLDPTTGLPLEGQGYGTKIMGGNYSAIEGSYVIYSPESEYYYMFTSFGGFAQNDGYNIRISRSKTPNGPYVDAAGNDMIGATTAANIADYGVKLMGGFQFVTHPGDTGSAHGYLSPGHNSVYYDAEAGKYFLVFHTRFPNTGEGHSVRVHEMFLNSDGWLVASPQRYAKIDGANIVDEIDVVGDYQFINHAKDINTEAHKSVHIKLSRTWTNKGTVTGDVTGTYEQTDENQITLFLDDLGTFEGVLSWQWDPEQDQLMPTFSAISNDGLSVWGVKLTDKTTQEILNATSEAISLPTEATEAFITLPTEGTRGSTISWASSDESIIATDGTIVRPNVGEGDKVVTLTATIMVDGKKVTKTFQVTVFARKTYNRIAQFSFENDLKDTLGLFAEGQATGDRLFKTTTDAVDFTAGYAGQALSLDGAHGVLLPSGLISSYEYTVSFWANPSVITGFTTAFFGAVNEVTNEDGSKVSNTWISLLPQGWDGNTMFWSNGTAWFDGVTGERIGENTWSHLAFSVNNGLVKVFINGVEKFSSGNLSNYFTGAQGVFGLGVNYWDLPYNGLIDELKIYEAALTVDEVKALDIDKLPDSELLSSATSILDLGDLTAVREDIKLPVTGPYASAISWESSDPTVIDTKGGVTQPGRDDTDKVVTLTATLKLGSETQTKVFTATVKSKAPPSPVAVYSFEENLADSTANFGAGTVVGNLIGVAGGEITYVDGAVGKAAVFNGSSGVVLPNNLIKDYTYSVSMWLNPEQLNTYTTALFGYATDSSWTSVLPGGQNDYEKVVLWSGTAWYDGRTGYVMPKQTWTHLAYTVNSGDVKVYINGELKFSGANFPNIFSVAKTQFAVGVNFWDVPFKGAIDEIKFYDEAITQEDVTGLFDESNQ